A window of the Sporosarcina sp. FSL K6-2383 genome harbors these coding sequences:
- a CDS encoding PolC-type DNA polymerase III: protein MDAMNKLYILLQQIDMTDDQFAIHFEQAELNRVNIHRKSRLWQFNLTLKQPLPAAVYREFSKRVNAAFSAIATVRLEITCRTTEVDETMLTDYWSFVIEELSDMSPPIRERLMSQQPVMSGGKLMLLCTNDLELQTLKGKYADLIADVYHSFGFARPFIDFKLTEEDNGAEAERLAFLAQRAAEEEAYGQKALADLVQRESSKKENGGTVSGPFRLGTPIKADEPLMEIQHILDEERRVTIEGFVFDTEVRELRSGRSLLTIKVTDYTDSILVKMFSRDNEDAEMMKTLKKGAWVRARGGIQNDTFVRDLIMMAQDVMEVSPIIRQDKAPADRKRIELHAHTTMSQMDAVVSASKLVSQAAKWGHPAIAITDHANVQSFPEAYAEGKKQGVKVIFGLEANLVDDGVPIVFDEQHRKLEDDSFVVFDVETTGLSAVYDTIIELAAVRLKNGEIVETFERFANPHHPLSSTTTELTGITDDMVKDAPEVADVVKDFSEFIGDSILVAHNAKFDMGFFYEASKKAGLPAIAYPVIDTLELARFIHPEMRNHRLNTLAKKYNIELTQHHRAIYDTEATAHLFLRLMKESEEKGIVYLDDFNRHIGEGDAYKRSRPSHCTLLAVDDEGLKNLFKLVSYSHMDYFYRVPRIPRSLLVKHRKGLLVGSGCDKGEVFEGLMQKSLDEVEEIAKFYDYLEVHPKPVYSHLIELELIRDEWNLEDIMRKMIKLGKKVGLPVCATGNVHYIDETDATFRKVLVRSQGGANPMNRYTLPAVHFRTTDEMLAEFSFLGEQVAEEIVIDNPHSILERIGDVKPIKDDLYTPTIEGADEEVRELTYSMAHQIYGEQLPEIIEARIEKELKSIIGHGFAVIYLISHKLVKRSLDDGYLVGSRGSVGSSLVATMMEITEVNPLPPHYVCPTCKATEFFDDGSVSSGYDLPDKVCPSCEAKFKKDGQDIPFETFLGFKGDKVPDIDLNFSGDYQAHAHNYTKDLFGEDYVYRAGTIGTVAEKTAYGYVRGYMNDNGYTFRGAEIDRLVQGCSGVKRNTGQHPGGIIVVPDNMEIFDFTPIQFPADDTNSSWKTTHFDFHSIDNNLLKLDILGHDDPTMIKMLQDLSGIDPLTIPPDDAGVMALFSGTSSLGVTEEQIGCKTGTLGVPEFGTRFVRQMLEETKPSTFSELIQISGLSHGTDVWLGNAQELIQNKTCELSDVIGCRDDIMVYLIYQGLDPSMAFKIMESVRKGKGLTPEFEEAMKAQSVPNWYIDSCKKIKYMFPKAHAAAYVLMALRIAYFKVHHPILYYATYFSIRATDYDLLTMTKGSASMRAQIKEINAKGLDALPKEKSLLTVLEIALEMSERGFSIVKPDLYKSDATTFLIDGDTLIPPFNSIPSLGTNVANSIVEARKDGEFLSKEDLQQRGRVSKTVVEYMTTLGCLEGMPEANQLSLF, encoded by the coding sequence ATGGATGCTATGAACAAGTTGTATATTTTGTTGCAGCAGATTGATATGACGGATGACCAATTTGCTATCCACTTTGAACAAGCCGAGCTGAATCGGGTAAATATCCACCGGAAATCACGACTTTGGCAATTTAACTTAACATTGAAACAGCCGTTACCAGCGGCTGTTTACCGTGAATTTAGCAAACGCGTCAACGCAGCTTTTTCAGCGATTGCCACAGTTCGTTTGGAAATAACTTGTCGCACGACGGAAGTCGATGAGACGATGTTGACCGATTACTGGTCGTTCGTCATTGAAGAGTTAAGTGATATGTCACCGCCAATTCGAGAAAGGCTAATGAGCCAGCAGCCGGTCATGTCTGGTGGCAAGCTGATGCTGTTGTGCACAAATGATTTGGAGCTTCAAACCTTGAAGGGCAAGTATGCGGATTTGATTGCAGATGTCTATCATTCATTCGGCTTCGCTCGACCGTTTATAGATTTCAAATTAACGGAAGAAGATAATGGCGCGGAGGCGGAACGACTTGCGTTTCTTGCACAACGAGCTGCTGAGGAAGAAGCATACGGTCAAAAAGCGCTTGCAGATTTGGTGCAACGAGAATCATCCAAGAAGGAAAATGGTGGCACTGTATCCGGACCATTCCGTTTAGGTACGCCTATTAAAGCAGACGAGCCTCTTATGGAAATTCAACATATTCTGGATGAAGAACGTCGCGTGACGATTGAAGGATTTGTTTTCGATACAGAGGTGCGCGAATTACGCAGTGGTCGATCACTATTAACGATTAAAGTGACGGATTATACTGATTCTATTTTAGTGAAGATGTTCTCGCGTGATAATGAAGATGCAGAAATGATGAAGACATTGAAAAAAGGAGCTTGGGTACGCGCGCGTGGAGGGATTCAAAACGATACATTCGTTCGAGACCTCATTATGATGGCGCAAGATGTGATGGAAGTGTCACCTATCATTCGCCAAGATAAGGCACCGGCGGATCGTAAGCGGATTGAATTACATGCCCATACAACAATGAGTCAAATGGATGCAGTCGTCTCCGCATCTAAGCTCGTCAGTCAGGCGGCAAAATGGGGACATCCAGCGATTGCGATTACGGATCATGCCAACGTCCAGTCGTTTCCAGAAGCGTATGCCGAAGGGAAGAAGCAAGGTGTAAAAGTAATTTTTGGACTGGAAGCAAACCTAGTCGATGATGGCGTGCCGATTGTTTTTGATGAACAGCATCGTAAGCTAGAGGATGATAGCTTTGTCGTCTTTGACGTGGAGACAACGGGTCTTTCAGCGGTGTACGACACGATTATCGAGCTTGCCGCGGTACGGTTAAAAAATGGTGAAATTGTTGAGACGTTCGAGCGCTTTGCTAATCCGCATCACCCACTATCCTCGACGACAACTGAATTGACAGGTATTACGGATGACATGGTGAAGGATGCGCCTGAAGTGGCAGACGTTGTGAAGGACTTTAGTGAATTCATTGGTGATTCGATTTTAGTAGCCCATAACGCGAAATTTGATATGGGGTTCTTTTACGAAGCTTCTAAAAAGGCGGGACTACCAGCGATTGCTTATCCAGTAATTGATACGCTGGAACTGGCACGCTTCATTCACCCTGAAATGAGGAATCACCGACTAAATACGTTGGCGAAAAAATATAATATCGAACTGACGCAGCATCACCGTGCGATTTACGATACGGAAGCAACAGCCCATTTGTTTTTACGGCTAATGAAGGAGTCAGAAGAAAAGGGAATTGTTTACCTCGATGACTTTAACCGGCATATTGGGGAAGGGGATGCTTATAAGCGGTCGCGACCTTCGCATTGTACATTGCTCGCGGTAGATGATGAAGGGTTGAAAAATCTTTTCAAACTCGTTTCCTATTCGCATATGGATTACTTTTACCGGGTTCCCCGTATTCCGCGCTCATTGCTTGTTAAGCACCGAAAGGGATTACTTGTCGGATCAGGCTGTGATAAGGGTGAAGTGTTCGAAGGGCTTATGCAGAAGTCTTTAGATGAAGTTGAAGAAATTGCGAAGTTTTATGATTATCTTGAGGTCCATCCGAAACCTGTTTATTCTCATCTGATTGAGTTGGAATTAATTCGCGATGAATGGAACTTGGAAGATATTATGCGCAAGATGATCAAGCTAGGGAAAAAGGTCGGGCTACCGGTTTGTGCGACAGGAAATGTCCATTATATCGATGAAACCGATGCAACATTCCGTAAAGTGCTCGTTCGTTCGCAGGGTGGAGCCAATCCCATGAATCGCTATACGCTACCGGCAGTTCACTTCCGAACAACAGATGAAATGCTAGCGGAGTTTTCCTTCCTTGGGGAGCAGGTGGCAGAAGAGATTGTCATAGATAATCCACATTCAATATTGGAAAGAATCGGGGATGTGAAGCCGATTAAAGACGACTTATATACGCCGACGATTGAAGGAGCGGATGAGGAAGTAAGAGAGTTGACGTATTCGATGGCGCACCAAATCTACGGCGAGCAATTGCCGGAAATTATTGAAGCGCGAATTGAAAAGGAATTGAAGTCCATCATTGGTCACGGTTTCGCCGTTATTTACCTGATATCTCATAAGCTTGTCAAGCGGTCGTTGGATGATGGTTATCTCGTTGGGTCGCGTGGTTCGGTCGGTTCTTCACTCGTTGCAACGATGATGGAAATTACCGAGGTCAATCCATTACCACCGCATTATGTCTGTCCAACGTGTAAAGCAACTGAGTTCTTCGATGATGGATCAGTCAGCTCGGGCTATGACTTACCCGATAAGGTTTGTCCTTCTTGTGAAGCGAAATTCAAAAAAGATGGACAAGATATCCCGTTTGAAACATTTTTAGGATTTAAGGGGGATAAAGTTCCCGATATCGATTTGAATTTCAGTGGTGATTATCAGGCGCATGCCCATAATTATACGAAGGATTTATTCGGTGAGGATTACGTTTACCGTGCAGGAACGATTGGTACGGTTGCGGAGAAGACGGCGTATGGTTACGTTCGTGGCTATATGAATGATAATGGCTATACTTTCCGTGGGGCTGAAATCGACCGTCTTGTACAAGGCTGTTCAGGCGTTAAGCGCAATACTGGGCAACACCCCGGCGGTATTATCGTTGTGCCTGATAATATGGAAATATTCGATTTTACGCCGATACAATTTCCAGCGGATGATACAAATTCGAGTTGGAAGACGACGCATTTTGATTTCCATTCCATCGATAATAACTTATTGAAGCTCGATATTCTTGGGCATGATGATCCAACGATGATTAAAATGCTGCAAGACCTTTCGGGGATTGATCCGTTGACGATTCCACCAGATGATGCAGGTGTTATGGCGCTATTCAGTGGTACGTCGTCACTCGGAGTGACAGAAGAGCAAATAGGCTGTAAAACAGGAACATTGGGTGTGCCGGAGTTTGGAACGCGCTTTGTTCGTCAGATGTTAGAAGAAACAAAGCCGTCGACGTTTTCGGAACTCATTCAGATTTCGGGATTATCGCATGGGACGGACGTTTGGCTCGGTAATGCACAGGAATTGATTCAGAATAAGACATGTGAATTATCCGATGTTATCGGTTGTCGTGATGACATTATGGTCTATTTAATCTATCAAGGGTTGGATCCTTCGATGGCGTTTAAAATTATGGAGTCTGTGCGAAAAGGGAAAGGTCTGACACCGGAATTTGAAGAAGCGATGAAAGCACAAAGCGTGCCAAACTGGTATATCGACTCATGTAAAAAGATTAAATACATGTTCCCTAAAGCTCACGCAGCTGCCTATGTTCTGATGGCATTGCGCATTGCATACTTTAAAGTACATCATCCGATTTTATATTATGCGACGTATTTCTCTATACGTGCAACGGATTATGATTTGCTGACAATGACAAAAGGCTCGGCATCAATGCGTGCGCAAATTAAAGAGATCAATGCGAAAGGCCTTGATGCATTACCGAAGGAAAAGAGTTTATTGACCGTTCTGGAGATTGCGTTGGAAATGAGTGAGCGCGGTTTTTCAATTGTGAAGCCAGACTTGTACAAATCGGATGCAACGACGTTTTTAATTGATGGAGACACACTTATTCCTCCATTCAACTCAATTCCATCACTTGGGACAAACGTCGCCAATTCGATTGTGGAAGCGAGAAAAGACGGAGAGTTTTTATCGAAGGAAGACCTTCAGCAACGTGGACGTGTGTCGAAAACGGTTGTGGAGTACATGACAACGCTCGGCTGTTTGGAAGGTATGCCAGAGGCCAATCAATTGTCATTGTTCTAA
- the rimP gene encoding ribosome maturation factor RimP gives MSKITEEIEKLVNPIVEELKLELVDIEFLKEGRDWFLRVYIDNPEGSIDIDQCAQVSEKLSEELDRTDPITQNYFLEVSSPGAERPLKKEEDYQKAIGQFVFIKTYEAIDGLKEFEGYLLANEVDTVEVEMRIKTRKVTVVIDKEKIALARLAIDFSA, from the coding sequence ATGAGTAAAATTACAGAAGAGATTGAGAAACTCGTCAATCCAATTGTGGAAGAGTTAAAATTGGAACTTGTCGATATTGAGTTTCTGAAGGAAGGAAGAGACTGGTTCCTTCGCGTCTATATTGATAATCCAGAGGGAAGTATTGATATAGATCAGTGCGCTCAAGTAAGTGAGAAATTGAGTGAGGAACTTGATCGAACAGATCCAATTACACAAAACTATTTCCTTGAAGTATCTTCACCTGGTGCGGAGCGTCCGTTAAAGAAGGAAGAGGATTATCAAAAAGCGATTGGCCAGTTTGTATTCATTAAGACGTATGAAGCAATCGACGGGTTGAAGGAATTCGAAGGCTATCTATTAGCAAACGAAGTGGATACTGTGGAAGTGGAAATGCGTATTAAGACGAGAAAAGTGACTGTTGTGATTGACAAGGAAAAAATCGCACTTGCCCGTTTGGCAATCGACTTTTCCGCATAA
- the nusA gene encoding transcription termination factor NusA, whose protein sequence is MSSDLLDALTALEKQKGISRDVLVEAIEAALVTAYKRNFNQAQNVRVDLNLDKGTMKVYSRKDVVEEVEDDRLYISLEDAQKINPAYELADIVEQEVTPRDFGRIAAQTAKQVVTQRVREAERGIIYEEYVDREDDIVNGIIERLDARNLYVGLGKVEAVLPIGEQIPTESYQPHDRIKVYITKVERTSRGPQVFVSRTHPGLLRRLFEVEVPEIYEGIVEIKSIAREAGDRSKISVHTNNEEVDPVGSCVGARGARVQSISNELNGEKVDIVEWSEDPAIFVANALSPSKVIDVQVNEEERSTRVVVPDYQLSLAIGKRGQNARLAAKLTGWKIDIKSETDARELGIYPPVFDESVAEAQLEEPANTNDPYFVEEEVADELDHTSIDLYSDDED, encoded by the coding sequence ATGAGTAGTGATCTACTCGATGCATTGACAGCCCTCGAAAAGCAAAAAGGAATTTCTAGGGACGTCTTAGTAGAAGCAATCGAAGCAGCACTTGTAACTGCCTATAAACGAAATTTCAATCAAGCGCAAAACGTGCGAGTTGATTTGAACCTCGATAAAGGAACGATGAAAGTCTATTCCCGCAAGGATGTCGTCGAGGAGGTTGAGGATGATCGTTTGTATATCTCACTTGAAGATGCACAAAAGATTAACCCGGCTTATGAACTGGCAGATATCGTCGAGCAAGAAGTAACACCACGTGATTTCGGACGTATCGCAGCACAAACTGCTAAGCAAGTTGTGACACAACGTGTAAGAGAAGCAGAGCGTGGCATTATTTATGAAGAATATGTCGACAGAGAAGATGATATCGTCAATGGTATTATCGAGCGTCTCGACGCACGTAATTTATATGTGGGGCTTGGCAAGGTTGAAGCTGTTTTGCCGATTGGCGAACAAATCCCAACCGAATCCTATCAACCACATGATCGTATCAAAGTGTATATTACAAAAGTTGAACGCACATCACGCGGTCCACAAGTGTTCGTTTCACGGACACATCCGGGACTTCTACGTAGGTTATTTGAAGTCGAAGTGCCTGAAATCTATGAAGGCATCGTTGAAATCAAATCGATTGCACGTGAAGCGGGCGACCGTTCGAAGATTTCAGTGCATACGAATAATGAGGAAGTCGATCCAGTCGGCTCTTGTGTAGGTGCAAGAGGCGCGCGTGTTCAGTCGATTTCGAATGAATTGAATGGTGAAAAAGTCGATATTGTTGAATGGTCTGAAGATCCGGCTATCTTTGTAGCAAATGCTCTTAGCCCTTCAAAAGTAATCGACGTTCAAGTCAATGAAGAAGAAAGGTCGACAAGAGTTGTCGTACCAGATTACCAATTATCACTGGCGATTGGAAAACGTGGACAAAACGCAAGACTTGCGGCAAAACTAACAGGCTGGAAGATAGACATTAAAAGTGAAACAGATGCGCGTGAACTAGGCATCTATCCACCTGTCTTCGACGAGTCAGTTGCAGAAGCTCAATTAGAGGAGCCTGCAAATACAAATGATCCTTATTTCGTTGAAGAAGAAGTGGCAGATGAGTTGGATCATACATCCATCGATCTGTATTCGGACGACGAAGACTGA
- a CDS encoding YlxR family protein: MANMKKVPLRKCAATGEMFPKKEMIRIVRPKEGEVSVDLTGKKSGRGTYVSKSEEAVEAARRNRAIESQLGTAVPEQVYEDLLHAIRREALK, from the coding sequence ATGGCTAACATGAAAAAAGTTCCTTTGCGTAAATGCGCGGCAACGGGTGAAATGTTTCCTAAAAAGGAAATGATTCGTATCGTTCGTCCGAAAGAAGGAGAAGTTTCAGTGGATCTCACAGGTAAGAAATCAGGCCGTGGGACATATGTGTCAAAATCCGAGGAAGCAGTCGAGGCAGCGCGTCGTAACCGAGCGATTGAAAGTCAACTTGGAACTGCTGTACCTGAACAGGTATATGAAGATCTCCTTCATGCAATTCGCCGGGAGGCATTGAAATGA
- a CDS encoding YlxQ family RNA-binding protein has product MNDPKKIFQLLGMAARARMIITGEELVIREVRNGSAHLVIVSEDASKNTMKKLTDKCLYYNVEKHDFGSREDLGHAIGKESRVVLALTDAGFARKLSGLLNEFNRGWANDENTCTRIRETSESVE; this is encoded by the coding sequence ATGAATGATCCAAAAAAGATTTTTCAACTGCTAGGTATGGCTGCTCGCGCAAGGATGATTATCACGGGCGAGGAATTAGTCATACGTGAAGTTCGTAACGGTAGTGCGCATCTCGTTATTGTTTCAGAAGATGCATCTAAAAATACGATGAAAAAGTTAACTGATAAATGTCTGTATTACAACGTTGAGAAGCATGATTTCGGGAGTCGTGAAGACCTCGGTCATGCAATCGGAAAAGAGTCGCGAGTTGTACTCGCGCTAACGGACGCCGGGTTTGCCCGTAAGTTGTCCGGGCTCCTCAACGAATTTAACCGGGGGTGGGCTAATGACGAAAATACGTGTACACGAATACGCGAAACAAGTGAATCGGTCGAGTAA
- the infB gene encoding translation initiation factor IF-2, producing the protein MTKIRVHEYAKQVNRSSKEVIDELGKINVSVANHMSTIDKEAVTKLNSKFGGSKNNQQAPKTDVKTSVQKDTPVSARPASKPAVGQKTTQQGGNRPAQGGQNRPAQGAQGGNRPTQGGQNRPAQGAQGGNRPAQGGQNRPAQGAQGGNRPAQGGQNRPAQGAQGGNRPAQGGQNRPAQGATAPTNNRPAQGGQNRPAGGGGPGRPGGGRGGRPPARGINQGRRRYRPAPQPKVELPLPEKITFYESLSVAELGQKLHREPSEIIKKLFMVGVMATINQELDKDAIELICADYEVEVEEEIRVDVTDLETYFEETEETVSNPIERPAVVTIMGHVDHGKTTLLDSIRNTKVTQGEAGGITQHIGAYQIQEKGKKITFLDTPGHAAFTTMRARGAKVTDLTILVVAADDGVMPQTIEAINHAKAAEVPIIVAVNKMDKPSANPDRVMQELTEHGLVAEAWGGDAIFVPISALNGDGIDQLLEMVLLVAEVGELKADPNIRARGTVIEAQLDRGRGSVATLLVQDGTLHVGDPIVVGNTFGRVRAMINDVGRRVKEAGPSTPVEITGLSDVPQAGDRFVVFEDEKTARQIGESRASEAQQEQRVEKTRITLDNLFDQMKQGEMKELNLIVKADVQGTVEAMAASLMKIEVEGVNVKIIHTGAGAINESDISLASASNAIVIGFNVRPDTNAKRAADEEGVDIRLHRVIYKVIEEIELAMKGMLDPEFEEKVIGQAEVRATIKVSKIGTIAGSYVTEGKITRDSSVRILRDNIVIFEGELDTLKRFKDDAKEVAKGYECGITIKKFDDIHEGDIIEAYIMEEIKRV; encoded by the coding sequence ATGACGAAAATACGTGTACACGAATACGCGAAACAAGTGAATCGGTCGAGTAAGGAAGTTATCGATGAGCTTGGAAAGATTAATGTGAGTGTAGCAAATCATATGTCAACAATTGATAAAGAAGCAGTTACGAAGCTTAATAGTAAATTTGGTGGCAGTAAAAATAATCAACAAGCACCAAAAACAGATGTGAAAACTAGTGTTCAAAAAGATACACCAGTATCTGCACGTCCTGCAAGTAAGCCAGCTGTAGGTCAAAAAACGACACAACAAGGTGGCAATCGCCCAGCACAAGGCGGTCAAAACCGTCCGGCTCAAGGAGCGCAAGGTGGCAATCGTCCAACACAAGGCGGACAAAACCGTCCAGCTCAAGGAGCACAAGGTGGCAATCGTCCAGCGCAAGGCGGACAAAACCGTCCGGCTCAAGGAGCGCAAGGTGGCAATCGTCCAGCGCAAGGCGGACAAAACCGTCCGGCTCAAGGGGCACAAGGTGGCAATCGCCCAGCACAAGGCGGTCAAAACCGTCCAGCTCAAGGAGCTACAGCACCAACTAATAATCGTCCAGCACAAGGTGGACAAAACCGTCCGGCAGGCGGCGGTGGTCCAGGTCGTCCGGGTGGCGGTCGCGGTGGACGACCACCAGCACGTGGTATTAACCAAGGGCGTAGAAGATACCGTCCGGCTCCACAACCGAAAGTGGAATTGCCATTACCAGAAAAAATTACATTCTACGAATCACTATCTGTTGCCGAACTTGGACAGAAGCTACATCGTGAACCATCTGAAATCATCAAAAAACTGTTCATGGTGGGTGTCATGGCGACAATTAACCAGGAACTGGATAAGGATGCAATTGAGCTAATCTGTGCAGATTATGAAGTAGAAGTAGAAGAAGAAATCCGTGTCGATGTAACAGACCTTGAAACTTATTTTGAGGAAACTGAAGAAACTGTATCAAATCCAATCGAACGTCCGGCAGTTGTTACAATCATGGGTCACGTTGACCACGGTAAAACGACACTTCTGGACTCGATTCGAAATACAAAAGTAACACAAGGCGAAGCGGGTGGAATCACTCAGCATATCGGTGCTTACCAAATTCAAGAAAAAGGCAAAAAAATCACATTCCTAGATACACCAGGTCACGCAGCGTTTACGACAATGCGTGCACGTGGAGCGAAAGTGACGGATCTTACCATTCTTGTAGTTGCAGCAGACGATGGCGTTATGCCACAAACGATTGAAGCGATTAACCATGCGAAGGCAGCGGAAGTTCCAATTATCGTTGCAGTCAATAAAATGGATAAACCATCAGCAAACCCTGATCGTGTCATGCAAGAATTGACAGAGCACGGATTAGTAGCAGAGGCATGGGGCGGTGACGCAATCTTCGTACCTATTTCGGCGCTAAATGGTGATGGAATTGATCAATTGCTTGAAATGGTTCTACTTGTTGCAGAAGTTGGCGAATTGAAAGCCGATCCTAACATTCGTGCACGTGGAACAGTTATCGAAGCACAATTGGACCGTGGTCGCGGTTCAGTTGCAACACTTCTTGTACAAGATGGAACATTGCATGTAGGTGATCCAATTGTTGTTGGTAACACATTCGGGCGCGTGCGGGCAATGATTAATGATGTAGGTCGTCGTGTCAAAGAAGCAGGTCCATCGACACCAGTTGAAATTACAGGCTTAAGTGATGTACCGCAAGCGGGTGATCGTTTTGTTGTATTCGAAGATGAGAAAACGGCACGTCAAATCGGTGAATCAAGAGCAAGCGAAGCACAACAAGAGCAACGTGTTGAGAAAACACGCATTACGCTTGATAATCTGTTCGATCAGATGAAACAAGGCGAAATGAAAGAATTGAACTTGATTGTAAAAGCAGACGTACAAGGTACGGTTGAAGCGATGGCGGCCTCATTGATGAAAATCGAAGTTGAAGGCGTTAACGTGAAAATCATCCATACAGGCGCAGGTGCTATCAACGAATCTGATATTTCCCTTGCTTCTGCATCAAATGCAATTGTTATTGGTTTCAACGTTCGTCCAGATACAAATGCGAAGCGTGCGGCAGACGAAGAAGGCGTCGATATTAGACTACATCGCGTCATCTATAAAGTGATCGAAGAAATCGAATTAGCGATGAAGGGTATGCTTGATCCTGAATTCGAAGAAAAGGTCATCGGTCAAGCTGAAGTACGAGCAACAATTAAAGTGTCTAAAATTGGTACGATTGCGGGAAGCTATGTAACAGAGGGTAAAATTACACGTGATTCAAGTGTCCGCATCCTACGTGATAATATCGTCATCTTCGAAGGTGAATTAGATACGTTAAAACGTTTCAAAGACGATGCTAAAGAAGTAGCAAAAGGTTATGAATGTGGGATTACTATTAAAAAATTCGATGATATTCACGAAGGTGATATTATCGAAGCTTACATCATGGAAGAAATTAAACGAGTATGA
- a CDS encoding DUF503 domain-containing protein produces the protein MIVYAECCFFISEAASLKDKRSVLKRMTDRVKNAYNVSIAEIDHQDLWQRTTIAVVAVASSKDAAEREVRRAIRFLESNPEWEMSELTLDYY, from the coding sequence ATGATCGTCTACGCGGAATGTTGTTTCTTCATCTCAGAGGCGGCCTCTTTGAAAGACAAGCGGTCCGTTTTGAAAAGGATGACAGATCGGGTGAAAAATGCCTACAACGTCTCTATCGCGGAAATAGATCATCAGGATTTATGGCAACGGACTACTATCGCGGTCGTTGCCGTGGCTTCATCGAAAGATGCGGCTGAACGAGAAGTCAGACGGGCAATCCGATTTTTGGAGTCAAATCCAGAATGGGAAATGTCCGAGTTGACGCTCGACTATTACTGA
- the rbfA gene encoding 30S ribosome-binding factor RbfA: MSMRANRVAEQMKKELGDIIGNKVKDPRIGFVTVTDVEVTGDLQQATIFISVLGKDSEKEDTLKGLNKAKGFIRTEIGQRIRLRITPEVKFEFDESVAYGNRIDSLLRQVNNGQDE, encoded by the coding sequence ATGTCAATGCGTGCTAACCGCGTCGCAGAACAGATGAAAAAAGAACTTGGCGATATCATCGGCAACAAAGTAAAAGATCCACGAATTGGTTTCGTTACTGTAACTGATGTTGAAGTAACTGGTGATCTTCAACAAGCAACGATTTTTATCTCTGTTCTAGGAAAAGATTCGGAAAAGGAAGATACGTTAAAAGGTCTTAATAAGGCGAAAGGTTTTATTCGCACGGAGATTGGGCAACGAATCAGACTCCGTATCACTCCTGAGGTTAAATTCGAATTTGATGAATCCGTTGCATACGGTAATCGAATCGACTCACTTCTCAGACAAGTGAATAACGGACAGGATGAATAA